In Cyanobacteriota bacterium, the genomic stretch ACGGGGTTATCGTATTTTATAACATCACGACTTCCATCAATAGCAGATAGCTACGGATAAATTCTAAGATCTCGATGATCTGCAATGATGCACAATTATGCCTAACGCCCTGCAAAGACTTGCAAAGAGTTGTGATGCGGTTTGACATCATTACGCTATTCCCTGACTTTTTCACCTCGCCTTTAGCGTCTGGCCTGCTAGGAAAAGCCCTAGCTCGACAGATTGCCAGTGTGCACTTAATAAATCCCCGTGATTTTACAACCGACAAACACCATAAAGTAGATGATGAACCCTATGGTGGTGGGGTAGGCATGGTCATGAAAGTGGAACCGATCGCCAACGCCCTCCAAGCAATTCCAGCTTTACCAAGACGTGAGGTGGTTTTGATGACACCCCAAGGGGTAACCATGAACCAATCTATGTTCCAAACGTTTGCCCAGCACTATGACCAGTTGGTGATTATCTGCGGTCATTACGAAGGGGTAGACGAGCGAGTACTGAACTTAGTTACTCAAGAGGTATCTCTAGGGGATTTTGTGCTCACCTGTGGGGAAATTCCTGCCCTCACACTGCTGAATGGGGTAATTCGTCTGTTACCGGGAACCGTCGGCAAAGAGGAATCCTTGAAAGCAGAAAGTTTTGAGGATGGACTATTAGACTATCCCCACTACACGCGCCCTGTTGAGTTTCGTGGGTGGCGAGTGCCAGAAGTATTATTGTCTGGCAACCATGCAGAAATTGACCGTTGGCGACGACAGCAGCAACTAGAGCGCACACGCTTGCGCCGTCCTGATTTGTACAATCGCTGGCAAGCAGGCCAAAATCAGCCCCCGACCACAGGGTAAAATGCTCCTGCTGAAGGGTAGAATGCATCTGCTGACCCCTATTGAATGCAGTTCATGTCTCGTTCTCGCGCGCTTCAATCCTATGTATTACTGCGGCTGCTACTAGCTCCTTTGATGTTGTGGTTGGCAACCACGATTGTGTTCTTACTGTTGCGGGCAACCCCCGGTGACCCAGTTGATGCCATCTTGGGTATCCGCGCTCCAGAAGCTCGAAAAATTGAACTGAGAGAAGCATTAGGCTTGGCAAAGCCTCTCTGGCAGCAATATCTAGACTACATGGGTCACTTATTGCAACTCGACCTAGGGGAATCTCTGGTGACACGCGGACAAACAGTATGGGCGATTATTCGCGAGTATTTTCCAGCAACCCTGGAGTTGGCCGTGTTTAGCATGATCATCGCTGTGGCGGTGGGAGTAGGGGTAGGGGTGCTCTCAGCTTCACACCCAAATACAGCACTGGATGCCGGGGGACGCTTGTTTGGCATTATCACCTACGCGCTGCCAATGTTTTGGATGGGGATGCTACTGCAATTATTATTCACTGCTCAGTTAGGCTGGTTTCCCCTGGGGTCGCGGTTTCCTATTGGTAGTGATCCTCCTGCACCAATTACAGGGTTATACACGATCGACAGCTTGCTAGCGGGTGACTTGCCTGGGTTTGGGATGGCGATATATCACCTAACATTGCCGTCGATGACCTTGGGCATTCTTCTCAGTGGCATCTTTGAACGGATTGTGCGAGTCAATCTGCGCCAAACGTTGCAAGCTGATTATGTAGAGGCTGCCCGTGCTCGTGGCATTCCCGAAGGTCGGATCCTATGGGCCTATGCTCTGAGGAATGCCTTAATTCCTGTAATTACGGTGCTAGGCTTGACCCTAGCAGCCCTTCTAGGCGGGGCTATTTTGACGGAGGTGACATTCTCTTGGCCTGGGTTAGGCAACCGTTTCTATGCAGCGATCGACCAGCGAGATTACCCAGTTGTCCAGGGTATAGTTGTGTTTTTTGCAACAATCGTAGTGTTGGCAAGTATCGCGATCGACATTCTCAACGCCCTCGTGGATCCTCGAATTCGCTACTAATCACAGCATCAACAATTCCCCTTCTATGGGATACCAAAACAATTACTCACTAACCGCTGCTTTTCCAGGATGACCCAGCAGACATCTTCAAATACTTTTTCAAATACTTTTTGAAATACTTTGAAACACTTTAGAACCACCTTAAACGGTTGAACTTTTACTTAAATGGTTGAATTTTTAGCAAAAGGTAGAGCATAACAAAACCCACACTCGAACCTTGAGTGACCTCCCTAACGTAGCTAGCTTATGCAGAGATGAACTAATCACATGCCTACATCATCAGTGAACACTTATGGCGCAACTAGGCTTTAACTAAATGTTCTAACCAAGTTGTAAGCTGACTAGCTTCAGTGCTCCCGTAAAACTCAATAAAGGGAAGTGTCAGATCGACGTGTGGGTTTCTGTTGATCGAACCTGTCAGACTTAAAAGCCAAATTGTCTTCCTCCTGTTTACTAAACAGCATACAATCAATCGTAACCAATCGGCCTTTTCATCTGCCAGAGAGGTTTTAATCACCTCTTAACTATCAATATAGATCAACGATGGCCTGGTTCAAGACCTTGATATTAAAGTTTACGTTGAGACGGATTACGATTGTAATATTTCAGCGATCGCAGCCT encodes the following:
- the trmD gene encoding tRNA (guanosine(37)-N1)-methyltransferase TrmD, which translates into the protein MRFDIITLFPDFFTSPLASGLLGKALARQIASVHLINPRDFTTDKHHKVDDEPYGGGVGMVMKVEPIANALQAIPALPRREVVLMTPQGVTMNQSMFQTFAQHYDQLVIICGHYEGVDERVLNLVTQEVSLGDFVLTCGEIPALTLLNGVIRLLPGTVGKEESLKAESFEDGLLDYPHYTRPVEFRGWRVPEVLLSGNHAEIDRWRRQQQLERTRLRRPDLYNRWQAGQNQPPTTG
- a CDS encoding ABC transporter permease, yielding MSRSRALQSYVLLRLLLAPLMLWLATTIVFLLLRATPGDPVDAILGIRAPEARKIELREALGLAKPLWQQYLDYMGHLLQLDLGESLVTRGQTVWAIIREYFPATLELAVFSMIIAVAVGVGVGVLSASHPNTALDAGGRLFGIITYALPMFWMGMLLQLLFTAQLGWFPLGSRFPIGSDPPAPITGLYTIDSLLAGDLPGFGMAIYHLTLPSMTLGILLSGIFERIVRVNLRQTLQADYVEAARARGIPEGRILWAYALRNALIPVITVLGLTLAALLGGAILTEVTFSWPGLGNRFYAAIDQRDYPVVQGIVVFFATIVVLASIAIDILNALVDPRIRY